From Companilactobacillus heilongjiangensis, one genomic window encodes:
- a CDS encoding MFS transporter translates to MQANWRNNFRILWFGSLITDMGNAMTLPFIVLFIDTLGHFNKAELNLLGAAAFSLTYLSKAIVSPFWGRLADLKGRKLMCLRASGVMTLTILMIGFSPNVWFLLFFRVLQGAFSGYINNANALMSVSAPKKIQGRVMSKLVTGSITGTLLGPLVGGFLATWFGYRGAFFVTSFLMAIVFLTTWIGVKEEFTPISKNELQPALPLMKKIGWPFFIALFGSLLAVQATTNAITPMLSLLVRELNSSGQNVVIMTGVVSAAPGFATILMAGVIGVLIDRLGALRSMIIFLISAIICLALTSLVQNIWQLIILRFILGISDAALIPSIQVLTVQNVPKSIFGRVFSYNQSAQSFGNVLGPMIAAWIAIGFGYKSIFLFSAFLELIALGTWLYYSKQRQLKHSS, encoded by the coding sequence ATGCAAGCAAATTGGCGCAATAATTTTAGAATTTTATGGTTTGGTAGTTTGATCACCGATATGGGCAATGCGATGACGTTACCTTTTATCGTGTTATTTATTGATACTTTGGGTCATTTCAATAAAGCTGAATTGAATTTACTGGGGGCAGCTGCTTTTTCATTAACATATTTGAGTAAAGCAATCGTTTCGCCTTTTTGGGGACGCTTAGCTGATTTAAAAGGGCGTAAACTGATGTGTTTGCGAGCTTCAGGTGTCATGACGCTGACTATTCTGATGATTGGCTTTTCGCCAAATGTCTGGTTTCTATTATTTTTTCGAGTCCTTCAAGGAGCCTTTTCTGGTTATATCAACAATGCTAATGCCTTGATGTCAGTTTCTGCGCCTAAGAAAATTCAGGGTCGGGTAATGAGCAAATTAGTGACTGGCAGTATTACTGGAACGCTGTTGGGCCCGTTGGTTGGAGGCTTTTTGGCCACTTGGTTTGGTTATCGGGGGGCTTTCTTTGTGACTAGCTTTTTGATGGCCATTGTTTTTCTAACTACTTGGATTGGCGTTAAGGAAGAATTTACACCGATTTCGAAAAATGAACTCCAACCAGCTCTTCCTTTGATGAAGAAAATCGGTTGGCCATTCTTTATTGCCTTGTTTGGGTCGCTCTTAGCCGTTCAAGCGACAACCAATGCAATTACACCGATGCTCAGTTTACTTGTCCGAGAATTGAACTCTAGTGGGCAAAACGTGGTAATAATGACCGGGGTAGTTTCTGCAGCTCCCGGATTCGCTACAATTTTGATGGCAGGGGTCATTGGAGTTTTGATCGATCGGCTTGGTGCCTTACGAAGCATGATAATATTTCTTATTTCCGCAATTATATGTTTAGCGTTGACTAGTTTGGTGCAAAATATTTGGCAACTGATAATTTTAAGATTCATTTTGGGAATTTCTGATGCGGCGTTAATTCCGTCGATACAAGTTTTAACTGTACAAAACGTACCGAAGTCAATTTTTGGACGAGTTTTCAGTTATAATCAATCGGCACAGTCGTTTGGCAATGTTTTGGGACCAATGATTGCTGCATGGATTGCAATCGGCTTTGGCTATAAAAGTATTTTCCTTTTCTCTGCATTTTTGGAGCTGATAGCTTTAGGAACGTGGCTGTATTACTCAAAACAACGGCAATTGAAACACAGTAGTTGA
- a CDS encoding cold-shock protein: protein MENGTVKWFNAEKGYGFITREDGSDVFVHFSAIQGDGYKTLEEGQAVTFDIEDSDRGPQASNVNKA from the coding sequence ATGGAAAACGGAACAGTTAAATGGTTTAACGCAGAAAAAGGTTATGGTTTTATTACTCGCGAAGATGGTAGTGATGTATTCGTACATTTCTCAGCTATCCAAGGCGACGGTTACAAGACTCTTGAAGAAGGCCAAGCAGTTACATTTGATATCGAAGATTCAGATCGTGGCCCACAAGCTTCAAACGTTAACAAAGCTTAA
- the rbsD gene encoding D-ribose pyranase — protein MKKTRVINSNISRVIAQMGHFDTIGIGDAGMPVPDDTEKIDLAVEAGLPSFIQVLDNVLSELEVQKVYLAEEIKVQNPEQLAAVKKLVGDTPIEFIPHEEMKKDLSDTKAFIRTGEETPYSNILLESGVVF, from the coding sequence ATGAAAAAAACGAGAGTTATTAACTCAAATATATCACGGGTTATAGCCCAAATGGGACACTTCGATACAATCGGAATTGGCGATGCTGGGATGCCTGTTCCTGATGATACCGAAAAAATTGACTTAGCTGTTGAAGCAGGTTTGCCAAGCTTTATTCAAGTTTTGGATAATGTTTTGAGTGAATTAGAAGTTCAAAAGGTTTACTTAGCCGAGGAAATTAAGGTCCAAAACCCTGAACAATTGGCTGCTGTTAAGAAATTAGTTGGCGATACACCAATTGAATTTATTCCCCATGAAGAAATGAAAAAAGATTTGAGTGATACTAAAGCATTCATTAGAACAGGTGAGGAGACACCATATTCAAATATTTTACTTGAAAGTGGAGTTGTCTTTTAG
- the rbsK gene encoding ribokinase — MKKIVVLGSINVDIILNIARLPLPGETMAMHDRSTAGGGKGANQAIAAVRAGAETSFIAKIGQDRSADFMLDTFKFDGLNIDHVTQDDKAGTGQAYILLDDNGQNSILIYGGANQTITTEDIRNAKDAIADADCLITEFETPLEASTEAFRIAKENNVLTILNPAPAKTYIPDELLKLTDIIVPNETEAEAITGVKVTDQPSMVEAANKMHTMGVKNVIITVGANGAFYSVNGKNGFVNAYKVNTVDTTAAGDTFIGYLASKLNQDLDNIEEAMKFASKASSITVQTQGAQNSIPHLRDVEI; from the coding sequence ATGAAAAAAATTGTCGTACTAGGTTCAATCAATGTAGATATTATTTTAAATATTGCTCGTTTACCTTTACCAGGTGAAACTATGGCAATGCATGACCGCTCAACTGCTGGTGGTGGTAAGGGTGCCAATCAAGCAATCGCAGCCGTTCGTGCTGGTGCAGAAACTTCTTTCATCGCAAAAATTGGTCAAGATCGTTCAGCCGACTTTATGTTGGATACTTTCAAATTTGACGGTTTGAACATTGATCACGTTACACAAGATGACAAGGCTGGTACTGGTCAAGCCTATATTTTACTTGATGATAATGGTCAAAACAGTATTTTAATTTATGGTGGTGCTAATCAAACTATCACAACTGAAGATATCAGAAACGCTAAAGATGCGATTGCTGATGCCGACTGTTTGATTACTGAATTTGAAACACCACTTGAAGCATCAACTGAAGCATTTAGAATTGCTAAAGAGAACAATGTCTTAACTATTTTAAATCCAGCTCCAGCCAAGACTTATATTCCGGATGAACTGTTGAAGCTAACCGATATTATCGTTCCTAACGAAACAGAAGCTGAAGCAATTACTGGAGTTAAGGTTACAGATCAACCTTCAATGGTGGAAGCTGCAAACAAAATGCACACCATGGGCGTAAAAAATGTTATAATAACAGTTGGTGCTAATGGAGCTTTCTATTCAGTGAATGGAAAAAATGGCTTTGTTAATGCTTACAAAGTTAACACGGTTGATACGACAGCCGCTGGTGATACATTTATCGGTTATTTAGCTTCAAAGCTAAATCAAGATTTAGATAATATCGAAGAAGCAATGAAATTTGCTAGTAAAGCATCTTCCATTACGGTTCAAACGCAAGGTGCTCAGAATTCGATTCCACATTTAAGAGATGTTGAAATTTAA